Proteins encoded within one genomic window of Patescibacteria group bacterium:
- a CDS encoding type II secretion system protein has translation MRYGPKERTKNFSGNVIGCLEKKGLSPMLNSGAGSRGKRGFTLIELLVIISIIGFLLSTAAYAVNITRMKAGDTRRKADLKQIQKALELYYDQKNYYPPSAVGNDTYCLKDLDEFDIAWSLTVETGLMKSMPNDPLTPNGNCYDNCYLYRSDATVNPEGKARGYALITLLEKPTPEDLATQRGHYPDWAQCDPNRDWPNNGYALYGGIWP, from the coding sequence ATGCGATATGGCCCGAAGGAAAGAACAAAAAATTTTAGCGGGAACGTTATTGGATGTTTGGAAAAAAAAGGACTTTCCCCTATGCTGAATTCTGGCGCGGGTTCACGCGGCAAGCGAGGGTTTACTTTAATTGAATTATTGGTGATTATATCCATTATCGGTTTTTTGTTGTCAACGGCGGCTTACGCCGTGAATATCACCAGAATGAAAGCCGGGGACACAAGAAGAAAAGCCGATTTGAAACAAATCCAGAAAGCGCTTGAATTGTACTATGACCAAAAAAATTATTATCCCCCTTCAGCCGTGGGAAATGACACCTATTGTCTTAAGGATTTAGATGAGTTTGACATTGCCTGGTCGCTTACGGTTGAAACCGGCCTGATGAAATCCATGCCAAACGACCCGTTGACGCCGAACGGAAACTGTTATGACAATTGTTATCTTTACAGAAGCGATGCGACCGTCAATCCGGAGGGGAAAGCCAGGGGGTATGCCCTTATTACTTTATTAGAAAAACCCACTCCCGAAGATTTAGCCACCCAAAGGGGGCATTACCCCGATTGGGCGCAATGCGACCCCAATAGAGATTGGCCCAACAACGGTTATGCTCTATATGGCGGCATATGGCCATAA
- the frr gene encoding ribosome recycling factor translates to MNKYVLDKQAEFNSAIDFFKKDIASLRTGRANPAILEGIMAEAYGAKTPLSGLASINVSDAKSLVISPWDKNIIKDIEKAVVAANLGVGVVNEGDKIRITVPSMTEENRRELVKKLNEKMEKARITIRQARDEAKEAITRGEEEKEIGEDEKFRFIKELDEEVGKKNEELKNIRDKKEEEILTI, encoded by the coding sequence ATGAACAAGTATGTACTAGATAAGCAGGCGGAATTTAATAGCGCAATTGATTTTTTTAAAAAAGATATTGCCAGTTTGCGCACCGGACGGGCCAATCCGGCGATTTTAGAGGGGATTATGGCAGAAGCGTATGGCGCCAAAACTCCGCTCAGCGGCTTGGCCAGCATAAATGTTAGCGACGCCAAAAGCCTAGTGATTTCTCCTTGGGACAAAAACATAATAAAAGATATTGAAAAAGCCGTAGTGGCCGCTAATTTGGGCGTGGGCGTTGTTAATGAAGGGGATAAAATAAGAATAACGGTTCCTTCTATGACCGAAGAAAACCGGCGGGAATTGGTAAAAAAATTGAATGAAAAAATGGAGAAAGCCCGTATTACCATTAGGCAGGCTCGGGACGAGGCGAAAGAGGCAATAACCAGAGGAGAGGAGGAAAAAGAAATCGGCGAAGATGAAAAATTCAGATTTATTAAAGAGCTTGACGAAGAAGTGGGGAAGAAAAACGAGGAATTAAAAAATATAAGGGATAAGAAAGAGGAGGAGATTTTAACAATTTAA
- the rseP gene encoding RIP metalloprotease RseP — MFITIITFLVVFSLLIFAHELGHFWVARKFGVRAEEFGFGFPPRIRGIYKSKEGKWKQARGNEEISDAVDTIYSVNWIPLGGFVKIKGENGEGENEPDSFASRKIWQRATILSAGVSMNIILAAVLISLGLMVGFPRVLDNIDVRARVSDKKIQIAEVLPDSQAAKAGFLAGDAIIAINGKKFTFEGELQNFVDGQTGKELVYEIKRGQEEMTLKAIPEIREETGRGGIGIAIVTTGLVKYSWYLAIEEGIKETALLTWAIILAFYELIKNLVIGRGVAVDIAGPVGIAALTGQVAHMGLIYILQFTALLSINLAIINFLPFPALDGGRVLFLIIEKIKGSPVKRELETAIHNIGFALLMILVLVVTFRDVARFGDSFWALWEKIIG, encoded by the coding sequence ATGTTTATAACCATAATCACTTTTTTAGTAGTATTTTCACTTTTGATTTTTGCCCACGAATTGGGCCATTTTTGGGTGGCGCGGAAATTCGGAGTTCGGGCCGAAGAATTCGGTTTTGGTTTTCCGCCTCGAATCAGGGGAATCTATAAAAGCAAGGAAGGAAAATGGAAACAGGCCAGGGGCAACGAAGAGATTTCTGATGCGGTTGATACGATTTATTCCGTTAACTGGATTCCTTTAGGCGGGTTTGTAAAAATTAAGGGCGAAAACGGGGAAGGAGAAAACGAGCCGGACAGTTTTGCCAGCCGAAAAATTTGGCAAAGAGCGACGATTCTTTCCGCTGGCGTGAGTATGAATATAATTCTGGCCGCGGTTTTAATTTCTCTCGGCTTAATGGTTGGTTTTCCCCGGGTTTTGGACAACATAGATGTCCGCGCCCGGGTTTCCGACAAAAAAATTCAGATTGCGGAGGTTTTGCCGGATTCCCAAGCGGCCAAGGCAGGATTCTTAGCCGGGGACGCCATAATCGCTATTAATGGCAAAAAATTCACTTTTGAGGGAGAACTGCAAAATTTTGTTGACGGACAGACCGGGAAGGAATTAGTTTATGAAATAAAGAGGGGTCAGGAAGAAATGACCCTTAAGGCAATCCCGGAAATAAGAGAAGAAACTGGCCGGGGAGGCATAGGCATAGCCATTGTTACTACCGGCCTGGTAAAATATTCTTGGTATTTGGCAATTGAGGAAGGAATAAAGGAAACCGCGCTTTTGACCTGGGCGATAATTTTGGCTTTTTACGAATTAATAAAAAATTTGGTCATAGGGCGAGGGGTAGCGGTTGATATAGCCGGACCGGTTGGGATCGCGGCTTTAACCGGCCAGGTAGCGCATATGGGGCTTATTTATATTTTGCAATTTACCGCCCTTCTTTCCATTAACTTGGCAATTATCAATTTTTTGCCCTTTCCCGCTTTAGACGGCGGCCGAGTTTTGTTTTTAATCATAGAAAAAATCAAGGGTTCTCCGGTTAAGCGGGAACTGGAAACGGCTATCCACAATATCGGCTTCGCCCTTTTAATGATATTGGTTTTAGTCGTGACTTTTCGGGACGTGGCCAGGTTTGGGGACAGTTTCTGGGCGCTTTGGGAGAAAATTATTGGTTAG
- the raiA gene encoding ribosome-associated translation inhibitor RaiA gives MNIRIKATKIKLTPEIKSYAEKKMAMLEKYLGGVQILNCDVEVGMSVGGQNSGKIYKTEVNLEVPGSLLRVEKTEKDLFKSIDKVKDHLEIIIKKYKEKRIDKKRK, from the coding sequence ATGAACATTAGAATTAAAGCGACGAAGATTAAATTAACTCCGGAAATAAAAAGCTATGCGGAGAAAAAAATGGCGATGCTGGAAAAATATTTGGGAGGCGTTCAAATTTTGAATTGCGATGTGGAAGTCGGCATGTCGGTTGGCGGGCAAAATAGCGGTAAAATATATAAAACCGAAGTTAATCTGGAAGTGCCGGGCAGTTTGTTGCGGGTGGAAAAAACCGAAAAAGACTTATTTAAATCCATTGATAAAGTTAAAGATCATCTGGAAATCATAATCAAAAAATACAAAGAAAAGCGAATTGACAAAAAAAGAAAATAA
- a CDS encoding ParB/RepB/Spo0J family partition protein, giving the protein MTAETLTHPCAVKDMEVLRGVCLACRADPLNRLTICDKYNCHPPWNFDGGDSLSEPEKDRGNGRGSGKPAENGLKEVISPILEGNVPGLSVSDLFPDPDQPRQTFYEDDLGELGKSILEHGQMLPVIVLKEGERFRIIDGERRWRACQKMGIKKIYAIIVKNLKIDKFLVSTICNFGREGHTYIDTARAVSRAITIIEGIAKKRGDRLSREEVIKKVADGCCKSAPWVYQYLSLSRLDPRVQKLVGNGDLPVVVAVEVSKADEPEDQVRLAGEVVDGKMSANFARQFVRREMEEKGLSSVTRKREHSPKDDYRILRNFVNHALDGLNIILGWGPLQIIGLFYNRESKDKKRILEYLDKTIAKLQKLRDTIHNEGSIRNEVKDSVQKLWEADKPDSQEEEMEE; this is encoded by the coding sequence ATGACCGCCGAAACATTGACTCACCCTTGCGCCGTGAAGGATATGGAAGTTTTAAGGGGAGTTTGTCTGGCTTGCCGGGCCGATCCCTTAAATAGGTTGACGATTTGCGATAAGTATAATTGCCATCCGCCTTGGAATTTTGACGGGGGCGATTCTTTGTCCGAACCGGAGAAAGACCGGGGAAACGGAAGGGGTTCGGGGAAACCGGCAGAAAATGGTTTAAAGGAAGTTATTTCTCCAATCTTGGAGGGCAATGTTCCCGGTCTTTCGGTAAGCGACCTGTTTCCCGACCCCGATCAGCCAAGGCAGACTTTTTATGAAGATGACCTTGGGGAGTTGGGAAAAAGCATCCTGGAGCATGGCCAGATGCTTCCCGTTATAGTTCTAAAGGAAGGGGAGCGCTTCCGGATAATTGACGGGGAGAGAAGGTGGCGCGCTTGCCAAAAAATGGGCATAAAGAAAATTTATGCCATTATCGTAAAAAATTTGAAAATTGACAAATTTCTTGTTTCCACTATTTGTAATTTCGGCCGGGAAGGACATACGTATATTGATACAGCCAGGGCAGTTTCCAGGGCAATAACCATTATAGAGGGAATAGCTAAAAAGAGAGGAGATAGATTATCCCGTGAAGAGGTGATAAAAAAAGTTGCTGACGGATGCTGCAAATCAGCGCCTTGGGTTTACCAATATCTGTCTCTTTCCCGCCTTGACCCCAGGGTTCAGAAACTGGTTGGAAATGGAGACCTGCCGGTTGTGGTCGCGGTTGAGGTTTCCAAGGCCGATGAACCGGAAGATCAGGTCAGGTTAGCCGGTGAAGTTGTAGACGGAAAAATGTCAGCTAATTTCGCCAGGCAGTTTGTGCGAAGAGAAATGGAGGAAAAAGGATTAAGTTCTGTCACCAGAAAAAGAGAGCACAGCCCGAAAGATGATTACAGAATTTTAAGAAATTTTGTCAATCACGCTCTTGACGGCCTAAATATCATTTTGGGGTGGGGCCCTCTGCAAATCATCGGGTTGTTTTATAACCGGGAAAGCAAAGACAAAAAGAGAATCCTTGAGTATTTGGACAAAACTATCGCGAAACTCCAAAAATTACGGGACACTATCCATAACGAGGGTAGCATCAGAAATGAGGTAAAAGATAGTGTTCAAAAGCTTTGGGAGGCTGATAAGCCCGACAGCCAAGAAGAAGAAATGGAGGAATAA